TTCGCAATTCACAGCGGTACAATCACACTTGTCTGTATTTTGCAACTCGGGCTCCAGGGATCGATGAGTTGCGAGCAACCCCTTCTACCACCACCCATTACATTATGACCATTCTAGGCTGCCTGTTTGGGATGGTCATTGTGTTGGGCTTGGTGTATTACTGTTTACGTAGGCGTCGAATGCAGGAGGAGAAGGAAAAGGCAATTAGTGTTAAGAAAACTATTTTAGAGATGCGCTATGGGCCAGAAGCTGCTGCTGCAGCAGCCAAGGATCCTTCAGCCTTGCAGAAACTCCATGACCAGTCCCATCATCAACACCACCACAGCAAGTTGCCCCAGTCAGCATCCTCCAGCTTGGGCATCCTTCACGGCTCAGCCAACACCACCTCTTCTCGACTTTCTTCCCTGCCTCAAGTGGAGAAGATGGCTACAGCTTTCTCAGAAGCCATGGCCGCCAATAAGGGCAACTACATGGATGTACGAATGTCAGCAGGAGGAGAGGAGCGAGTAAGAGATGGGGTAGTAACAGGGTCAGGGGATGAAATCCCAAGAAATGAAAATGGGATTAATGGAGGAGATGACTCTGATGATGATGGCCGAGATTCAACATCCGAGATCTCCACCATTGCCAAGGAGGTGGACAAGGTAAACCAGATTATCAATAACTGCATTGATGCACTCAAACTAGACTCTGTAGCTGTTGTGGCAGCAGCTGCTGCCACTGCAACTACAGCAGACAACACTGCCTCTCCTCCACCTCCTAGTGTCTCTTCCTTAGCCAGGGGGCTAATTCCACTTTCCCCTACCATCACAGAGACATGCCAGATCATGTCGTCCCCTAAAATCCGTCCGCCACCCCCTGTTCCTCTTGTTTTGCCCCTTTCTGAGCGGCCCGGCATCAGCGGAGGGGGCTTTCTCTCCCCTCCCTACAGGGACCCACCCCCAGCTACAGCTTCACGGCCCTTGCAGAGGCAACTCAGTGCAGATGCTGCAGTTGTTCCTATCAACTCTGTTAAAAACCGCTGCAGTGTTTCTTCCGGTGGCTCTGTCAAAAGTGCTCGGATCTTCAGTCTGGACGTCCCTGATCCTCGAAGCCCAGAGCCATGCAAGTACCCTGAGAAAGGCAGCCCTGTTCGGTGCGGGGAGCCAATAGAGAGGTTGCCCTTAATAGGTGTTCAGGGAGTCAGTAATGGCAGAGGAGATGGTGGCAGCGGGGGTGGAGGGGGAGCCGGTGGTGGCAGTGGTGGTTCGGGTGGGTGTGGTGTTGTGGTTGGAGGTGGGGGCAGCACAGCTCAACAGCACCACTTGGAGGTGCACCCAGACTACCACTGCTCAGAGCACCGACACTCCTTCCCCGCCCTCTACTATGAGGGTGCCACTGACTCCCCTGCCCAGAAAGTCTCCTTTCTAAAGCCTCTCACTCGCACCAAGAAGGACACTGCCTACTCCCAGCTTTCTCCCCGCCACCACAATTACTCAGGGTATTCCTCCAGCCCTGAGTACTCCTCCGAGAGCACTCTTAAAATCTGGGAGCGCTTCCGTCCCTACAAGAAAAGCCCCCGTgaggaggcctacatagccgcTGGCCATGCTCTTCGAAAGAAAGTGCAGTTTGCAAAGGATGAGGATCTCCATGACATTCTGGACTACTGGAAGGGGGTATCAGCACAGCAGAAACTGTGATGCTTGTGAGAGACAATGACGGCAGGAGGAGAGGTTTTGGAGAAAAGAACCAGTGGCTCTTGAGACAGCTCGGCAGACTCCATCAGCAGGTGCTTTGGTCCCTGCAGACCACCACAGAGACAAGTGTTCTGAAAGAGACAGAATTGAGCAGGTGTTCCAAACTCATTAAGGCATAGATAAGCAACCAACCAGAAATGCACAGGAAATGTGGCACTTAAAAAGGCAACCAGTTTCAGTGTAGAATCCCTCCATTTTTCCTTGTGTTCCACCTGTGCTCCCTTGCACTGTAGTTTGACAAGATAATAGTCTTAAATGAGgaattagtgtttttttattttacaaatgccTGACTATACTCTCGAGAGATGGTGATAACTGATGCTTGTCAAGATGATTGTTTTACAATGTTAATTAGTAAGAAGGGgggaaaaagagaaaagttgTGAATTTAGCTTGGCTGAAGCCATAGGTCAAAACATGGATATCCTGTTCCCTCACATTCCCTAATCTCTGCTTAAGCAAAGCGTATTCGTTGATTTGAGACACCTACACACATTTTACACAGCATGTGTGGGACACAGTTATCAAACCAGAGGCAGCCATTTGGATATGGTTTATATTAAAGCAGTGTGGCAATTCGATAAAACACACAATGTTAATTCCTTTTTGGCATTAATTTGTGGCAGAGCCTGCCTCAGATACATTTTCCTCTTCATTTATGGTCTTTtgattctttattttattttttactttttttgttttgatttgttttgttttgttcaaagAAGGGAAAGAGTAATATGGGATCTAAGAATAGCTTATGTTTCAGATTTTAAGTATCAGAGACTAGATATGACAAAGAATTGTGATTTTACAAGTGGCAGCTAGATATAGACCCCAATGTAGTAATAGGCTAAAATAGTCAAGGTTAACAGTTGTTTATTAAATGTGTAGGGATGTTACACAAAGAGTTTGCTTTGTTTAGCCTGTTGGGAGGCAAAATGCCAAAGCTAAACTGAATGCTACAGTTTCATTAAATGCTAAACCTAATCTGGAAGCTACAATTTCCTGAAATGCTAAACAGACATTTTCATAATAACTGTCTTGCTGGTGTTTGGGTAATACTTTACAGTGATAAGTTTATCACAGGCACAGAAAACCTTGAACCGGCTTTAGCGGCTATGTGTAGagtacttttattttttctccaCTGATTCCACAGAATCAGATGCCGACTAGGTTGGTTCTACTTACAGTATATTCATTGAATGCTGTTGTAGCTCTTCCTTTGTCTCCCCTATTGATATGACCTTCTGTTTCCTGTTATAGCCCACTTCTGTTGACCTGATCTGGGTTGTGGTCAAACTAGGGAAGGtatgaaacaaattcagttATTTCTCACATCTCATTCCTAAGACCTTGTTATTGTCCTTGCATGGCTTAATAGGGAAAATTAATTAGCAATCTGCAGCAGAAGAGTCAAAGGGTCACAGAGGTGCTAATATTATTAACACTGCCAGATTGGAAAAGTGATTGAAATTAATCTCGACCTCTCCGGTCAGGTCATCACCCAGAATGCATCCCTGGAGTTTTGCTGGTTCACTCATGGCAATGAAAGGCAAGCTGATACTCTTCTTCTTTAGAGCAATTTACTGGCTTAAAATATACACCTCAAGCTCCTTAAAATAGGCTTCTGAGCTTTGAAATTTCAGTCAAGGGCATTTTTGATGAcaaatgtttgcatttgttgtttattaatGAATGTAGATTTCAAGACCTTATAGTTGACATGCAATGGGTTCTATCAGCAATGAGTGCAAGCGTCTTTAGAATTCAGTCAGAACATGGAAATGGATCTTTTTACAGTTGCATTTGGCCAGCATTAAAACTTACAGTATGAACTCAGCATGCATCGGTTGCATATGTCATCCTCCTTCAAGGTTCAAAATCAATGCTCTGTAATTGAGAATTGACACTGtcaagtcaaaaatatagaGGTTTCCCTCATGAGCCATTTTACTGTACTAAAACCTCTCAGAGGGAAATCCAGGCTGCAGTCAACCATGGTCTATGAGATTAAAAACAAGATGAGGATTTAGAAATTGGTTACCCTGTTAAGAAAGAGGCTATATTAATGCTTAAGCTAATGCTTTATATTTAGATTTGAgtgagaaaaatatatattgaacaGTATTTGTACAAAGGATACATGGATAGATATGAATATCACTGACAAGTGCAGGCTTGTAGCAAGATCTTGCAACAAGCGATAAACCCACACATGCATATATTCCACCATCATTAGTTTTTGTGAAATCTCATTTATTCCTATTTAAGACTCCAAAAGTCCCCCACCCCACACTATTTTCCTAAACTCAGTTAGGAGATGAGTTTGCTAAACAGCCTCAAGGCTTGCGTTATTGCACTGTGGTTGGGAGATACCAAGCTAAGACAATTGGAGAGAAATTATTATGCTCTTGAAATGTTTCGTTTAAGTATATTGTTGGCATATGGGAATGACAATTATTTGTGGTTTGATTTCCTGCTGATAAGttggttttttttggtaatgtatgtgtatgtatggtCTTAAAGATATACAGTACAATGTCACTGAGATGTAACTGATGGCTGACTGTGAAAACTGTGACAAACACACAACCAACAAGAGAACAATCTATACTAACAATGGTTACATAAAGTATATGTACAAGTAGTATTAGATTTCCAATGGATATGTCCAGTGAAAACAAAAATCACTGTATGTGTTATGTACatacaaacacacgcacacatatacacaaacacatatgcAGAGTGTACAATCTACACATACTGTATAAGTTTACAGACACATAGTCTTAAAAGTGCCCTGTTGGCACTAAAACATaaagtgatttattttaaaggaaGGTGCCAAACATTTGTCAAGATTATAACtgtttgttgtttatatgttatttatttgtcaAACTACATTATTTTATGATTGAAAAGTCATTGTTGTAGTTGGTGTTTATTTAGCgtgattttaaatttcagatAAGCACTATATATTAAcataatggattttttttatttttttatttttttttttaattttcctcCAGAATGCCCTCCTGATCAAGTGTACTCAAGGCCAAAACCCAGgtgcttttaaataattttgggTTGAATTGTGTTTTGATTGATTCCCAGCTATATACATTGTAATGATAtccaaattaatataatttatatcagGGCTGTATTGATTTGTATAAAAAGATACATTCTGCAGGATTCCTAAAAGCTCCCGCATTCAGAATCTGAATCTCACTGGAAATAcctcaaaaaatatatatatatatagagggAGAGAAGATGAGTTTTGCACACATACATTTCCACTGTAAACTCCCACAACACAAGTGAGTAAAGTTCCCCTCTCGGTATGGTTTTACAGAGGACTGTAGAGTTTCAACAATTTCCGTCCTCCCactaataaagttttaaactgAAAGACTTACGGCCCACAATTCAATGGACTCCTACCATCTTGTCCATGGAGATAATAAGCCTTTCAAAACCTACCATTGTCCTGTGATGCACTTGTCAAATTTAGTTGCATGTTTGGAGTGTGATGAAGCCTTTTTgctagttttttttccccttccttTTTCCTACTAATGTATTGTGCCAGCGATTTCTCTTTCATATCTCTATTCCTCATGCTCCAGCTGAGTGTTCGTGCTTATGCTCCTGAAGCCTTGATAAAGTGAATTTGGTGTGCGGTTAGAAAACacagaaaggtttttttttttttttttttttttttattgtaataaagtATACAGAGACTTTTGGCTGCTTTAATTAGGCCAGGCCCCTTCAAGACCCCTTATTAGGCACCTGAACAAAATGTTATTCACACTCTCCATGGCACCACTCCGGGTTTAATGCAAAAAGACTCAAATTCCCAACCCCCTTTATCTCGAGATGGGTACTAGCTCAGCAGGTTAACCAAGACCTCAGAGAAGAACCCGCTGTGATCGAGGCTAGAGTTTTACATGCCTTTCAGTCAAACATTTATGAGTAATAAGCGAACTGAGCACGGGGAAGagaacaaatatatttaagtgaTGGATCGGCACAGGTTTTAAATATAGCTTCAGTAATAAGATCAGTAGGTTTGATGTTGACTACTAATTCAATTGATTCGCTTTCATGGAGGCTTTGCGTCATATAGGGAattgttttctttgttctggTTTTCAAACTGCCTTGTTTTATGTGAAAACTAtttgaagtcaacatgaaaaaGAACTGAGCCTATTTACCTTTTAATGCACATAGTTATtcgtaatctttcatcaaaatgtaacaaCTTTCACCTGACTGGCCTTTTCAGCAGATTTTTCATTACcttttgtttaatgttaaagggttagttcacccaaaaatgaaaattcagtcattaattactcaccctcatgtcgttccaaacccgtaagaccttcgttcatcttcagaacacaaattaagatatttttgatgaaattcaagaggtatatgactcgtccatagacagcaatataatcaacactttcaaggtccagaaaggtactaaagacatcattaaaacagtcaacatgactgcagtggttcaaccttcattttatgaaacaacgcgaatactttttgtgcacaaaaacaaaacaaaaataatgactttattcaacaatctcttctcttctgtgtcattatcatacattgtttacgtccagcgcttccaggttctactcattattggccggctcctgcgtcagcatcacacgcatgcgtcatgatGCTCATgtgtgcagctttggccaatactgagtcggcattcggacgtaaacacggaagccttcactgtgcttactgcgtcacctgcgtaaggataatgacagggaagagaagagattgttgaataaagtcgttatttttgttttgtttttgctcacaaaaagtattctcgtcgtttcataaaattaaggtggaaccactgcagtcacgtcgactgttttaatgatgtctttagtacctttctggaccttgaaagtgttgattacattgctgtctatggacgagtcatatacctctcagatttcatcaaaaatatcttaatttgtgttccgaagatgaacgaaggtcttacgggtgtggaacgacatgagggtgagtaattaattttcatttttgggtgaactaaccctttaaccagctttttttttgtaggaAATGCATCCCTTCAGAAACTTTTCCAGTAGTTAATTCCCTAATTTAATCTGGTTAAAGTTAATGTAAGACAAGTTTACAGCAATAATGTCAAATAAAGGTAGATTTGAAAAAGACTTACCATTGGATGCATTGAGAGCGTGAACTTGATCTTCAAAGTCTATGTCCAAGTCCCAAATATCTCCTCAAAAGTGTCTGTCAGCAGTGTTTCAAGAGGTCAGGCTCCATATTCTGGTATGTATTTCCCACTTTTtccaatccaatcaattcctgatatatattattttctcattgaatatgccaagtaaaatgggttgtaaATGCagtttcatgttgattttacaTCAAAATTTAGTTGTTGTGGTCTACGAAGACACTTTAAAGACTAACATTTACGTTTCAACAGCAAACATTATCTATTCCAATTCTGCAGGTCAAGTCCGCCAAACATCACTATAACATCTCCACACTTCCTGTAGGGCAGGCCACGTCTAGAGGTATGACAGGTAGATAATGCAGCCGCCTTCATACTGTGAGGGTCAAGATAAGGTTGAGGACTACATGAagcaaacagagaaaaaaacacacaaaagttatttttgagagaaaaatGTGGTTCGAGGCACAGCCCGACCTGATTCATTTTTAATGGGCTTCAAACATCAAACTTCCCTTGGCTTTGTAAGTTCTGTCAGGTTGTGAAAAGTTCTGTTATACACACTTTTAAcgtgtgtactgtatatttgtttttgcGTGCCAGTTTTGAGGAAAGGGTCTACAGGGGGTCTTTTGGAAATGCCGTTTGTAATGCTTTTCACCCTGAGCAAGGATTTAATTACCCTTATATGCCAAGGCCGAAGGATTGCTGCTTTTTATCACGCCATGAAAAGATTAAAATGTCCCTCAATAGGTTTTCTCTCCGGCCTGTTTCGTTATTAGCTGTCAAGACTGTTAGACTGTTAGACAAATACATTCGTTTACAGTATTACAGGTTTGCTGagaaaatatgttcagtttctTATTTGCAGCCCCttggagtaataataaataCGGTGTATTTTGAAGGTTGCATTGATCAGTCAGATAGACAGCGATATTGGCCAAAGGTTTGTTTACGACCTATCTCATGTGTTAGATATGTCATTTCTTATTTAACCAGGCAATCAATCTTTTTTGATGACCATAGGGGCGTCTAATTTATTCATACAATTCAAGAACATCTCACAGCATTTTCCGACCCCTTTGAGGTTTGTAGAGCTACAGACGATGAGGATATTTCATTCAGAGTTGAGTGAAATGCTTCGATAGACACAAAGAACCCTGGAGACACGGCGTATACACAACAAGGGAAAAGAGAATCGCTTTTTGCTCATATCCTGCCGTATGGTCACAATACTGCTTTCCACGATCACTAAATTGAGAGCCTTAGGTTATCACAATGAGAACAACGTTTATACATGTACAGTGCATGAGTTTAAGAAAGAAcgataaatataaaaagaagtTTAGGTAGAAATTCAAAAAAGCAGTTTGTTCCGACCTCCGGGCGTGATGTTCCATTTAGAAACATGCAAAGTGGATGTGCCACGCTAGGGTGAGTGAGGCGGGTAAAAAAAGGAAAGGCAATGAGATATTCACTCGAGAAGGACGAGGAGGAAAACACAAATCCTCTTAAAGTGAGGGACATGGTTTTGCTCTTTTCCTCTCACTTTAAAAGTCAGCCCGAGTTTGCAACTCATGTTACTACTGTTATAGTTTTCAAGTTAAAAAGGATCATCATTGAGATTAAAATACAGGGTGGTACATTCTTTGGATAGTGAAAATTGTCAAATATTACAAAAGGAAACTTTTTTCTATTCCTTTGGATTAACATAAATTGATGAAACATTCATAATAAGACCAGGAGCATGGTAAAATAAAtggggtcaattttgattttatgtttgctttttaacGTTCACCTAATATTTTGCTGAGGAAGTAGATATTTTCAAAGCCACGCATTAcgcaaaaaactgcattttgggTATATGAGGAAGTGCACTTGACCAAaagatttaatatattaaataatatttttgggtAGATGACACCCAAAATGTGGTATAAGATGCTAAACTCcatctaaaactattttcaacaaGTTTTTGCTATTTATACACTACAATTAAGATGTTAGGATGCATTCAAATGATCAAAATTGGCagcacttataatgttacaaaaaaaaaaaaaaaacttttgtactTTATAGTTATCAAGGAAACCgtaattaaaatgtatcaaggtttccaccaaatatgaagcagcacaactgctttcaacattgatgattaacactgaaatgttt
The DNA window shown above is from Ctenopharyngodon idella isolate HZGC_01 chromosome 10, HZGC01, whole genome shotgun sequence and carries:
- the elfn2a gene encoding extracellular leucine-rich repeat and fibronectin type III domain containing 2a; the protein is MACRFSLPCAFPPSFLILALPIFLFLHAPSFVRGDCWLIEGDKGYVWLAICSQNQPPYETIPQHINNTVHDLRLNENKLKAIFFSSLSRFTNLTDLNLTKNEISYIEDGAFAGQANLQVLQLGYNKLTNLTEGMLRGLGRMQCLYLQHNLIEVIATNAFWECPSLSSLDLSSNKLTKLDSSTFTILGGRLIVCELAGNPFHCGCDLYSFLIWLEAFDNVTHTYDRLLCETPKELFGYPLLSPRGNHGKNARSILSSMCKNGVIVTGITALPPDLDSSGMGMDIYDQMGPYHQPTASSTTDPLYSPTIKLQTVTLYTASLLVQIPKPYSKMYILVQYNHTYVSDVTNLKNKKEIVTLNNLKPHTNYTFCVASIRNSQRYNHTCLYFATRAPGIDELRATPSTTTHYIMTILGCLFGMVIVLGLVYYCLRRRRMQEEKEKAISVKKTILEMRYGPEAAAAAAKDPSALQKLHDQSHHQHHHSKLPQSASSSLGILHGSANTTSSRLSSLPQVEKMATAFSEAMAANKGNYMDVRMSAGGEERVRDGVVTGSGDEIPRNENGINGGDDSDDDGRDSTSEISTIAKEVDKVNQIINNCIDALKLDSVAVVAAAAATATTADNTASPPPPSVSSLARGLIPLSPTITETCQIMSSPKIRPPPPVPLVLPLSERPGISGGGFLSPPYRDPPPATASRPLQRQLSADAAVVPINSVKNRCSVSSGGSVKSARIFSLDVPDPRSPEPCKYPEKGSPVRCGEPIERLPLIGVQGVSNGRGDGGSGGGGGAGGGSGGSGGCGVVVGGGGSTAQQHHLEVHPDYHCSEHRHSFPALYYEGATDSPAQKVSFLKPLTRTKKDTAYSQLSPRHHNYSGYSSSPEYSSESTLKIWERFRPYKKSPREEAYIAAGHALRKKVQFAKDEDLHDILDYWKGVSAQQKL